A single Seriola aureovittata isolate HTS-2021-v1 ecotype China chromosome 19, ASM2101889v1, whole genome shotgun sequence DNA region contains:
- the LOC130187227 gene encoding 5-hydroxytryptamine receptor 1E, translated as MESSPGWSTTGLNITNCTGPPAGSLQAVHFTNLMVLVVVVLGLFALLTALINGAVILAICTTKKLHLPANYLICSLAVTDFLVALLVMPISILYITTEKWSLGQVMCKVWLSVDMTCCTCSILHLCVIALDRHWAITKAIEYARKRSPHRTAIMVGIVWVISVFISMPPLFWTERPSSGSLQHCIIEHDHLGYTICSTLGAFYIPMIIILILYYRIYNAAKTLYQKRGSSRHFSSRSMGSQKSADHFRVPHTFCVSDLSDSDPTLPTDKLNTTVHIPSFQTDMDRQDDRNQICMSRERKAARILGLILGAFIICWLPFFLKELLVGLQVLQPSQLVSDFLTWLGYINSLINPVLYTSFNDDFKLAFKKLLKRKENT; from the coding sequence ATGGAGAGCAGCCCAGGATGGAGCACCACAGGACTCAACATCACAAACTGCACTGGCCCACCTGCTGGCAGCCTGCAGGCAGTCCACTTCACCAACTtgatggtgctggtggtggttgTCCTCGGCCTCTTCGCCCTCCTCACAGCACTCATCAATGGCGCCGTCATTCTCGCCATCTGCACCACCAAGAAGCTCCACCTGCCCGCCAACTACCTCATCTGCTCTCTAGCCGTCACAGACTTCCTGGTGGCGCTCCTCGTGATGCCCATCAGTATCCTCTACATCACCACGGAGAAGTGGTCCTTGGGTCAGGTCATGTGCAAGGTGTGGTTGAGCGTTGACATGACCTGCTGCACCTGCTCCATCCTGCACCTGTGTGTCATTGCCCTGGACCGGCACTGGGCCATTACCAAGGCTATTGAGTATGCTCGCAAGAGGTCACCCCACCGCACCGCCATCATGGTGGGAATAGTCTGGGTCATATCAGTTTTCATATCCATGCCGCCATTATTCTGGACTGAGAGGCCCAGCAGTGGCAGCCTCCAACACTGCATCATAGAGCATGACCACCTGGGATACACTATATGCTCTACTTTAGGGGCGTTTTACATCCCCATGATCATCATTCTTATATTATACTACAGGATTTACAACGCCGCTAAGACACTTTACCAGAAGCGCGGCTCTTCTCGCCACTTCAGCAGTCGCAGCATGGGCAGTCAGAAGTCTGCAGACCATTTCCGTGTCCCCCACACATTTTGTGTCTCAGACTTGTCTGACTCAGATCCCACGCTGCCTACTGACAAACTCAACACCACTGTCCACATCCCATCCTTTCAAACAGACATGGACAGGCAGGATGACAGGAACCAGATATGTATGTCACGTGAGAGGAAAGCAGCACGAATCCTCGGCCTCATCCTCGGGGCTTTCATCATCTGCTGGCTGCCtttctttttaaaggagctTCTGGTGGGTCTGCAGGTTTTACAGCCTTCTCAGCTCGTCTCAGACTTCCTGACGTGGCTGGGTTATATCAATTCTCTCATCAATCCCGTGCTGTACACCAGCTTCAATGATGACTTCAAGCTGGCGTTCAAAAAGCTGctcaagagaaaagagaatacATAG